The DNA segment CGGGCGCGGCTCTCTCTCTCAACCCCCGCATCCTGCGCGCGTTCGCGAGCCAGGAGATGATCACGCGGCCCATCCCCTCCACCGGGGAGGAACTGCCGATCGTCGGCCTCGGGAGTTCGGCAACCTTTCAGCGCGTGGCGCTCAGCGACGACCACACGCAGATCGAAGGCGTCATGCAGGCGCTGGTGGACGGCGGCGGCTCGGTGTTCGACACCGCACCCAGCTACGGGCGTGGGGCGTCCGAGAGGGCGGCGGGAGACATCTGCCGGAGGCTCGGGATCTCCGACCGCATCTTCTGGGCGACGAAGGTGAACGTGGCCGGGCGGGGCGGGGGCTCCGCGGATCCGGACGCTGCACGGGCCCAGATCGAGCGCTCGTTCGAATACTTCGGCGTCCCCGTCATCGACTGCATCCAGGTCCACAACCTGGGAGATCCGCCGGTGCAGGTCGGGATCCTCGAGGAACTGAAGGCGGCCGGGCGCGTCCGCTATATCGGGATCACCTCCACGAGCAAGCGGCAGTACCCGGCGCTCATTCAGTCCATGCAGGATTATCCCCTCGACTTCATCGGCATCGACTACGCGGTGGACAACGTGAGCGCCGCCGAGGAGATCCTGCCGCTCGCGGCCGAGCGGAAGATCGGCGTGCTCGTCTACGTGCCCTTCGGACGCTCCCGGCTGTGGTCGCGCGTGGGCGACCGCGAAGTGCCGGAGTGGGCGAGCGAGTTCGACGCCCATTCCTGGGCCCAGTTCTTCATCAAGTTCGCCGCCGCGCACCCCGCCGTGACCGTCGTGACCCCGGCTACGAGCCGCGCGGAGCACATGGTGGACAACCTCGGCGGCGGGATGGGGCGTCTGCCCGACGAAGACCAGCAGCAGCGCATGATCGAGTTCGTGAGCCAGCTCCCCGAGGCCGGCTGAACGAACACGTCCGGACGGCTTGAACGGAGGCCCGGGAGGACGTTCCCGCCGGAACGCCTTCCCGGGCCTTCAGCCGTTGGCCTTCAGTCGTTTCAGGAGACGAGCTCGACCGTCTCGTCGGCCGGATCCACCGGGGCGAGTCCCAGACGTTCCAGCTCGCGGTTCACCGCGGCCAACTCCACGCGCCATACCTCGTCGAGTCGCGTCGTGTAGCCCTCGAGTTCGGCCACCATGATCTCGAACACCTCGTACATGCCGCTCCCGGGCCGGCCATCGCCCCGCTCCGACATCGAGAGCAGGTTCGCGAGCCGGTTGTTCACCCGGATCGGGAAGTTCAGCGGATCCTGGTTGCTGCGGTTCCGCACCTGGTAGATGTCGCCCTCCACCGCGGAAGCCGCCGTTCGCAGGGCCTCCGCCGCTTCCGCGAGCGCGGCGTCGTCCGAGGCTTCAAGCCGGTCGTCGAGTTGCGACTTCACGCGCCGGATCGCGATCACGGCCGAGTTCGCCTCGTCCACCCGCGCCCGGATCCGCATCCCGAACTCGAACTGCTCCTGCAGATCGGCGTCCGTCACGTCCTCGATCCACGGGTGCCGGGCGACCTCGACCTCCGTCGCTTGCACGTCGCCGTCCGCGGTCAGCCGCACCGTGTACGTCCCCGGCGGCACGGCGGGCGACATCGTACGCACGCCCCACAGGATCATGCCGGGGAAGGTCGCGGCGGGCGCGGTCCGCAGATCCCACTGCAGCATGTTGAGCCCCGCTTCGGCCGGCATCGAAGGTCCGGCCCAGCGGTCGCGGGCCGGGGTCGGCGGCGCCTCTCCCTCCACGGCCGTCGAATCTTCCTCCGCGGCCGGGTCCGGAGGCGCGGCCGGCTCGTAGGTGCGCAGCACGGCGCCCGATGCGTCGAGAATCTCGAGCCGGGCCTCCTCCGGCGCCTCCCGGAACCACCAGGACAGCGTCACGCCGTTGGCGGAGCGGTACGCGGTGGCCGGATCGAACAGCGCGACCGCCTCCTCCGTCAGCCCGGGGCGCGCCTGACGCAGCGGCGCGAGGTTGTCGAGCACCCAGAACCCGCGGCCGTGGCTCGCGATCGCCAGTTCGTTGTGCTCCACGATGACGTCCGAGACCGGCAGGTCCGGGAACCCCGGGTTCAACGCCTGCCAGTTCGCCCCGTCGTCGTACGACACGTACATGCCGTGCTGCGTCCCGGCGTACAGCAACCCCTCCCGGTTCGGGTCCTCGCGCACCGCGTGCACGTAGGCGTCATCGCGGATCCCGTCCACGATCTTCGTCCACGTCCTCCCGTAGTCGTCCGTCTTCCAGATGTAGGGCGAGACGTCGTTGAGGAGCGGCTTCCGCACGGAGACGTACGCACGACCCGCCTCGAACGCCGACGCGTCGATCTGACTCACGCGGCCGAAGTCCGGCATGTCCGGCGGCGTCACGTTCGTCCACGTCGCGCCGCCGTCGCGCGTCACGTGTACGAGGCCGTCGTCCGACCCCGTCCAGATCACGTCGATGTCCACCTTGCCCGGCCCGACCGAGAAGATCGTCGCATAGACCTCCGGCCCGTTCATGTCCCCGGTGATCGGTCCGCCGGAATGGCCCAGCGTCATGGGGTCGGCGCGGGTGAGGTCGCCGCTGATCGCCTCCCAGTCGTCGCCCCCGTTCGTCGTCCTCCAGAGCCGGTTCGACGATGTGTAGAGAACGTTCGGGTCGATGGGGGAGAAGATGATGGGGAACGTCCACTGCCAGCGCTCCACCATCTCGCTCGCGGGCTCGCCCGAGTAGAACCAGGGATAGGGATTCACCTCTCGCGACGTGCCGAGGCGGCGGTTGTAGCGGTCGAGGTAGCGTCCGTTGTTCGTTCCCGAGAAGAAGACGTCGATATCCTTCGGGTCCGGCGCGATGTAGCCCGGTTCCCCGCCCCCGGCGCGGTACGCGACCTCCATCGAACCCTCGGTGATGCTCGCGGGCTGCCCGCCGCCGAACCCGGGCGCCTCGCCGAAGCCGAACCGGTTCGCGTTCCAGGCCGAGGGCAGGCACAGCGTACTGTTGTCCTGCTGCGAACCGCAGACGTGGAAGGGCACGTGGGCCGTCGCTACGCCGTGGTAGAACTGGGCGGTCGAGAACTCCTGGTCCGTCCAGTGCTGCCCCGTGTCGAAGCTGACCGCGCCGCCGCCGTCGTTGGCCACGATGAGGTGCGCGGGATCCTCCGGGCTGATCCAGAAGTCGTGGAAGTCCCCGTGCGTCCCGTTGTTGATGACCTCGTAGGTCTCGCCTCCATCGATCGAGTGGAAGAGCGAGGTGTTCTGCA comes from the Candidatus Palauibacter soopunensis genome and includes:
- a CDS encoding aldo/keto reductase — protein: MFTRRDWLRSTAAAGAALSLNPRILRAFASQEMITRPIPSTGEELPIVGLGSSATFQRVALSDDHTQIEGVMQALVDGGGSVFDTAPSYGRGASERAAGDICRRLGISDRIFWATKVNVAGRGGGSADPDAARAQIERSFEYFGVPVIDCIQVHNLGDPPVQVGILEELKAAGRVRYIGITSTSKRQYPALIQSMQDYPLDFIGIDYAVDNVSAAEEILPLAAERKIGVLVYVPFGRSRLWSRVGDREVPEWASEFDAHSWAQFFIKFAAAHPAVTVVTPATSRAEHMVDNLGGGMGRLPDEDQQQRMIEFVSQLPEAG